From Cellulomonas fimi ATCC 484, a single genomic window includes:
- a CDS encoding HlyD family efflux transporter periplasmic adaptor subunit encodes MTWGSRIRLAVGVLVVAVLAALATYQLNETRGVAQSNSAQILARSYSVGTPYAGLVVDQLVDVGDTVKTGDPLFVIDSATLQYDIRNGFARQATEATQIDAGGRLVVLATGDGTVTTIGSERGTFVQSASELATVQRAGTLYVQAEYTLSAKEYARVPDGADVTIVLPNQREITATVDKNTVETVNGQAQAVFTIKGSSLKEGAQDGLVSAGTPVTAELHLENDGVVTRAADSVKGYLEGIFG; translated from the coding sequence ATGACCTGGGGAAGCCGCATCCGCCTCGCCGTGGGCGTGCTCGTCGTCGCCGTGCTCGCCGCACTGGCGACGTACCAGCTCAACGAGACACGCGGGGTCGCGCAGTCGAACTCCGCGCAGATCCTGGCCCGCTCGTACAGCGTCGGGACGCCCTACGCGGGCCTCGTCGTCGACCAGCTGGTCGACGTGGGCGACACCGTAAAGACGGGCGACCCGCTGTTCGTCATCGACTCCGCCACGCTGCAGTACGACATCCGCAACGGCTTCGCCCGCCAGGCGACCGAGGCGACGCAGATCGACGCCGGAGGCCGCCTCGTCGTCCTCGCCACGGGCGACGGCACCGTCACGACGATCGGCTCGGAGCGGGGCACGTTCGTGCAGTCCGCGAGCGAGCTCGCGACCGTGCAGCGGGCCGGGACGCTGTACGTCCAGGCCGAGTACACGCTCTCCGCGAAGGAGTACGCACGCGTCCCCGACGGGGCCGACGTGACGATCGTGCTGCCCAACCAGCGCGAGATCACCGCGACCGTCGACAAGAACACCGTCGAGACGGTCAACGGTCAGGCGCAGGCCGTCTTCACCATCAAGGGCTCGTCCCTCAAGGAAGGCGCGCAGGACGGGCTCGTGTCCGCGGGGACGCCCGTCACCGCCGAGCTGCACCTGGAGAACGACGGGGTGGTGACCCGCGCCGCCGACTCCGTGAAGGGCTACCTGGAGGGGATCTTCGGATGA
- a CDS encoding glycosyl hydrolase: protein MTARTDLPTNLPAGATSRRRRWVVVAVAAVAVLAVGAVVALVGPWGRADAPTADRAGGSAPEVRLEGPPDATPPDLDTAALTAGVEQASVAKIDPVRLADGVVPPTNRWYSGLVFGEESQPVFAQPVSFALTGSGFTLGVPDPVASDKAVVGPHVPAVTVDAGAASAQVSAADPVSVTIDLLDAAGAVLGHVVLAEGSPFVSLTAERELTVASSAQAGSFEASGDGPATVTVAGTEWALVGADPDGTLAAGSTATWYPVPQDADADAAATLAEAAADPVTGVDVTYGVDDDVARTTLTYRTAGGAPTAYVLAPHHRTGTQPERDGCDLGTYPSVYGSLELCAGSHLTAFAPTVRPTGSLDLDGVPDDERTAVVDALTADVAATEPFPSDTYFGGKALFRAASLVTLGEQLGADDVVADLRTRTTEALREWAQPDGCAQRDARCFVYDADARSAIGLTPSFGSDELNDHHFHYGYLLAAAGLLAADDASLADDVAPVMDLLAADVASPTPTDALPQLRSYDPWFGHSWASGTSPFADGNNQESSSEAVNAWNGLGLWAQSSGQDDLATQAAWLTSTEAASARAYWTAPDLDDPALDGFGHEVFSISWGAKRDYATWFSPEPSAILGIQLIPMGPVQTSLATDVDPERIRAAVEESGLTGPLADYVVTYSALAGPDEAKAAWETAVDLPEEAIDDGSSRASMLAFIASVRANPPAS, encoded by the coding sequence ATGACCGCACGCACCGACCTGCCCACGAACCTGCCGGCGGGCGCCACGTCCCGCCGCCGACGCTGGGTGGTGGTCGCCGTCGCGGCGGTGGCGGTGCTGGCCGTGGGGGCCGTCGTCGCCCTGGTCGGCCCGTGGGGGCGCGCCGACGCCCCCACGGCCGACCGGGCCGGCGGCTCCGCCCCGGAGGTCCGGCTCGAGGGTCCGCCCGACGCGACGCCGCCCGACCTCGACACCGCGGCGCTGACCGCGGGCGTCGAGCAGGCGTCGGTCGCGAAGATCGACCCGGTGCGCCTGGCCGACGGGGTCGTCCCGCCGACGAACCGCTGGTACAGCGGCCTGGTGTTCGGCGAGGAGTCGCAGCCGGTGTTCGCGCAGCCGGTGTCGTTCGCGCTCACCGGGTCCGGGTTCACGCTCGGCGTGCCGGACCCGGTCGCGAGCGACAAGGCGGTCGTGGGGCCGCACGTGCCGGCCGTCACGGTCGACGCGGGCGCCGCGTCCGCACAGGTCAGCGCCGCCGACCCGGTGAGCGTCACGATCGACCTGCTCGACGCCGCCGGCGCGGTGCTCGGGCACGTCGTCCTCGCGGAGGGTTCGCCGTTCGTGAGCCTGACGGCCGAGCGGGAGCTCACGGTCGCGTCGTCGGCGCAGGCGGGGTCGTTCGAGGCGTCGGGCGACGGGCCGGCCACGGTCACGGTCGCGGGCACCGAGTGGGCGCTCGTCGGCGCCGACCCGGACGGCACGCTCGCCGCCGGGTCGACCGCGACGTGGTACCCGGTCCCGCAGGACGCGGACGCCGACGCGGCCGCGACCCTCGCGGAGGCGGCCGCCGACCCCGTGACCGGTGTCGACGTCACCTACGGCGTGGACGACGACGTGGCCCGCACGACGCTCACGTACCGCACCGCGGGCGGCGCGCCGACGGCCTACGTGCTCGCCCCGCACCACCGCACCGGCACCCAGCCGGAGCGCGACGGCTGCGACCTCGGGACGTACCCGAGCGTGTACGGCTCGCTCGAGCTGTGCGCCGGCTCGCACCTCACGGCGTTCGCGCCGACGGTCCGCCCGACGGGCAGCCTCGACCTCGACGGCGTCCCCGACGACGAGCGCACGGCGGTCGTCGACGCGCTCACCGCGGACGTCGCCGCGACCGAGCCGTTCCCGTCGGACACGTACTTCGGCGGCAAGGCCCTGTTCCGGGCCGCGTCGCTCGTCACGCTCGGCGAGCAGCTCGGTGCCGACGACGTCGTGGCCGACCTGCGCACGCGCACGACCGAGGCGCTGCGCGAGTGGGCGCAGCCGGACGGGTGCGCGCAGCGGGACGCGCGGTGCTTCGTCTACGACGCGGACGCCCGGTCCGCGATCGGCCTGACGCCGTCGTTCGGGTCGGACGAGCTCAACGACCACCACTTCCACTACGGCTACCTGCTGGCCGCGGCGGGCCTGCTCGCGGCGGACGACGCGTCCCTCGCGGACGACGTCGCCCCGGTGATGGACCTGCTCGCGGCGGACGTGGCGTCGCCGACGCCCACCGACGCGCTGCCGCAGCTCCGGTCGTACGACCCGTGGTTCGGGCACTCGTGGGCGTCCGGCACGTCGCCGTTCGCCGACGGGAACAACCAGGAGTCGTCCTCCGAGGCGGTCAACGCCTGGAACGGGCTCGGGCTGTGGGCGCAGTCGTCCGGCCAGGACGACCTCGCGACGCAGGCCGCCTGGCTGACCTCGACGGAGGCGGCCTCGGCCCGCGCGTACTGGACGGCACCCGACCTGGACGACCCCGCGCTCGACGGGTTCGGCCACGAGGTCTTCTCGATCAGCTGGGGCGCCAAGCGGGACTACGCCACGTGGTTCAGCCCCGAGCCGAGCGCGATCCTCGGCATCCAGCTCATCCCGATGGGTCCCGTGCAGACGTCGCTGGCCACGGACGTCGACCCGGAGCGGATCCGGGCGGCCGTCGAGGAGTCCGGTCTCACCGGGCCGCTCGCGGACTACGTCGTGACGTACTCGGCGCTCGCGGGCCCGGACGAGGCCAAGGCGGCGTGGGAGACCGCGGTCGACCTGCCGGAGGAGGCGATCGACGACGGCTCGTCGCGTGCGTCGATGCTGGCGTTCATCGCGTCGGTCAGGGCGAACCCGCCGGCGAGCTGA
- a CDS encoding glycosyltransferase 87 family protein, whose product MHAWLAWVGVVWIPQKAFWDLELYRYWMWLGLHEGQWPVLSGDWVYPAGAVVPMLAAAAGGTAGGSGYATVWALLVTALDAGALGVLLHAPRLARPVGRSGHRHPHEPRVTTGAWWWIGFLALLGPIAMGRLDAVVAPVVVVALAVTLRHPRLSSVLLTVGAWVKVAPGALLLAVVVAVRRPWRDVVLPAAVVCVVVVGAVVAGGGAPHLLSFLGEQEDRGLQIEAVGATPWVVWGLWSDEVERFLNQPIVTWEVSGPGTAGAADALGALFVVGLAACAALLWWRRLHLGPRFWQDAVAQRELVVRGAMLLVLATIVFNKVGTPQYVGWLAPPVAVALALRLPGWRVTAWTVAGVAAATQVVFPWGYDQVLAGEPLVTAVLAARNVALVVLLVLTARALLRPPAHPLPGDAGGAPGVSPEVAPGTVSSPAGSP is encoded by the coding sequence GTGCACGCGTGGCTCGCGTGGGTCGGGGTCGTGTGGATCCCCCAGAAGGCGTTCTGGGACCTCGAGCTGTACCGCTACTGGATGTGGCTCGGGCTGCACGAGGGCCAGTGGCCGGTGCTGTCGGGCGACTGGGTGTACCCGGCGGGCGCGGTCGTGCCGATGCTCGCCGCGGCCGCGGGCGGCACCGCCGGTGGGTCCGGGTACGCGACCGTGTGGGCGCTGCTCGTCACGGCGCTCGACGCGGGTGCGCTCGGCGTGCTGCTGCACGCGCCGCGGCTCGCGCGCCCGGTCGGCCGGTCGGGGCACCGCCACCCGCACGAGCCCCGCGTGACCACGGGCGCGTGGTGGTGGATCGGGTTCCTCGCGCTGCTCGGTCCGATCGCGATGGGCCGGCTCGACGCCGTCGTCGCGCCCGTCGTCGTCGTCGCGCTCGCCGTGACGCTGCGGCACCCGCGCCTGTCGTCCGTGCTGCTCACGGTCGGCGCCTGGGTCAAGGTCGCCCCCGGGGCGCTGCTGCTCGCCGTCGTCGTGGCGGTGCGCCGGCCGTGGCGCGACGTCGTGCTGCCCGCGGCGGTCGTGTGCGTCGTCGTGGTCGGTGCCGTCGTCGCCGGGGGCGGTGCGCCGCACCTGCTGTCGTTCCTCGGCGAGCAGGAGGACCGCGGGCTGCAGATCGAGGCCGTCGGCGCGACGCCGTGGGTCGTCTGGGGGCTGTGGAGCGACGAGGTCGAGCGGTTCCTCAACCAGCCGATCGTCACGTGGGAGGTCTCCGGCCCGGGCACGGCGGGGGCCGCGGACGCGCTCGGGGCGCTGTTCGTCGTCGGGCTCGCCGCGTGCGCCGCGCTGCTGTGGTGGCGACGCCTGCACCTCGGTCCGCGGTTCTGGCAGGACGCCGTCGCGCAGCGCGAGCTCGTGGTGCGTGGCGCGATGCTGCTCGTGCTCGCGACGATCGTGTTCAACAAGGTCGGCACGCCGCAGTACGTCGGGTGGCTCGCACCGCCGGTCGCGGTCGCCCTCGCGCTGCGCCTCCCGGGCTGGCGCGTGACCGCCTGGACCGTGGCGGGGGTCGCCGCGGCGACACAGGTCGTCTTCCCGTGGGGGTACGACCAGGTGCTCGCGGGCGAGCCGCTCGTGACCGCCGTGCTCGCGGCCCGCAACGTCGCCCTCGTCGTCCTGCTCGTGCTCACCGCCCGCGCGCTCCTGCGCCCGCCGGCCCACCCGCTGCCCGGCGACGCGGGCGGGGCCCCTGGGGTCTCCCCCGAGGTCGCGCCCGGCACCGTCAGCTCGCCGGCGGGTTCGCCCTGA